The Acomys russatus chromosome 1, mAcoRus1.1, whole genome shotgun sequence genome has a window encoding:
- the Abhd12b gene encoding protein ABHD12B yields the protein MGGRDCEAASEPEPSACACMESWWEMVLRNLRFFPRSCSALGRKIAAEYQSFTSKSFAEHVLPPLMNMLIYFNFLKIPLVDLKKPESQIAHTVNFFLRSEPGVLLGVWHTVPSCRGEEAEGKCRCWYEAALCDGNPVIVYLHGSSHNRAASHRIKLVKVLSDGGFHVLSVDYRGFGDSTGTPSEAGLTTDAICVYEWAKARSGRTPVCLWGHSLGTGVATNAARALEERGCPADAIVLEAPFTNIWVELLNYPLLKIYWKLPRCLRAVMDALKEDKIVFPNDENVTFLSSPLLILHGEDDRTVPLACGKQLYEIARSAYRNKDRVKMVVFPPGFHHNLLCNSPMLLRSVRDFLRQQWA from the exons ATGGGCGGCAGGGACTGTGAAGCAGCCTCGGAGCCAGAgccctctgcctgtgcctgcatGGAGTCATGGTGGGAAATGGTCCTGAGGAACCTGCG ATTTTTCCCACGCTCCTgctcagcactcgggagaaaAATAGCTGCTGAATACCAAAGCTTCACTAGTAAATCGTTCGCGGAACACGTTCTCCCTCCTCTGATGAATAtgctaatatattttaattttc TTAAAATTCCCCTTGTGGATTTAAAGAAACCCGAGTCACAGATCGCTCACACAGTGAACTTCTTCCTCAGGTCTGAGCCTGGGGTACTGCTTGGCGTCTG GCACACAGTCCCCAGCTGCCGGGGAGAAGAGGCCGAGGGGAAGTGTCGCTGCTGGTATGAAGCTGCCCTTTGTGATGGGAACCCCGTTATTGTTTATCTTCATGGCAGTTCCCATAACAG GGCAGCTTCTCACAGAATTAAGCTGGTAAAG GTGCTGAGTGATGGCGGCTTCCATGTGTTGTCTGTGGACTACAGAG GGTTTGGGGATTCCACTGGGACGCCCTCAGAGGCTGGACTAACCACAGATGCTATTTGTGTCTACGAATGGGCCAAAGCAAGAAGCGGTAGAACTCCCGTGTGTCTGTGGGGCCATTCTCTGGGTACAGG AGTTGCAACCAATGCTGCCAGAGCATTAGAGGAGAGAG gatGTCCAGCTGATGCCATTGTCTTAGAAGCCCCATTTACCAATATTTGGGTGGAACTCCTCAACTATCCTCTGCTAAAG ATTTACTGGAAGCTTCCAAGATGTTTAAGAGCGGTTATGGATGCCCTTAAAGAAGACAAAATCGTCTTCCCTAACGATGAAAA TGTGACCTTCCTGTCCTCCCCACTTCTCATCTTGCACGGAGAAGACGACAGGACGGTGCCTCTTGCATGTGGGAAACAG CTCTATGAAATTGCACGCAGTGCCTACAGGAACAAAGACAGGGTCAAAATGGTTGTCTTTCCTCCTGGCTTCCACCACAACCTTCTTTGTAACAGTCCCATGCTGCTAAGAAGCGTAAG aGACTTCCTGAGGCAGCAGTGGGCATGA